Part of the Echeneis naucrates chromosome 18, fEcheNa1.1, whole genome shotgun sequence genome is shown below.
caaacaaacaaaaaacataatattgaaaacagaaaccaaataACTATGAATGAATGTTGGATGTTTACATACCAAAACTGTTGGGAACCACCATTGCTCTGTTGTTGTTAGCGTTAGCCATGTTAGCAGCAGGAGGCCCTTCCGGAGGACCAGGGGCTCGTCCAGGACCGTGCCCTTGCATTGTGTCTCCATTGAGGGGCTGAAGCTGCTCCATCAACCCCTGACTCCCCTGAAGCTCATCAGGGGTGGATGTAGACTGGTACCCCAGTGAGGATGTGGGGTATGGAGGTATAGCGGGGGGGTAAAGGGGGTGTCCTGGACTTTGACCTGGGTGGTACCCCTGGAAACGTGGAGGTGCAACCGGATACCCAACTGGGTAGCTGGAGCTCCTGGATGGAGGCAACTGGTGCTGTTGCCACTGCAACGAGTTGCAGTGCATCCTTGGGGGGGGCAACTGGTTGCCAGGGAACTCGAGGTGACCAAAGGAGGGTTCACTGGGACGGAGGGGCTCCGGGGGTTGGGGTTGATGATCGTACTGAGGTGGCACGACTGGAGGGTAATGGGTATACGCCTCCTGGTGGCCGGTGGGCGtgctggagggagggaggtggaagGTGGGGGAAGCAGAACGGGATATGGTATGGGCttgatggagggggaggaggtagATGTAGGGGCTCAGCAGGGGCATGGAGTATGCCTGGGGGGAGGAGAAGTTTATGTTCTGATTCTGTATCAGTGATTGATGTCATTTTAAACTTTTGGAGACACAGTcggtcttttttctttcagaaaggTCTGACTGTTCTCTAATTGTGGACAGTAGTTCAGAAAGCaagaagaaactaaaaacaTGTTGAATTTTTCAACTATAACCCAGATCAAACCTTCACAGAGACTTCTGAAACCTTCGTCATCAGACCTCAATGTGAAGTTTATATATAAAGCAACCAGTGATACAAAAAGAGTTTGTTGTCTTACCTTGACTCCCAGGTTGAAGAAAAATCTCAAGATGTTGACATCtgtagagaaaagaaaaacaaacatcagggAATGTTCCTGACTCACTGATGGATTTCTATCTGTTTTTAAACCGCCTGGTCCAACTCACCCTGGGGAAGGTCGTCTCCCGTCTTGCTggaagagaagggagggggtgggACCGCCTCACCCTTCTCTCCTTGGGGGAAGCCAGGGTAAAGGGGGTCCAGGTAGAGCTGGGACAGGTTTTGCAGAGGGACAGTTCCTGGAATggatggggggtggggttggggaGCAGGGTGTGCCGGCAATAACTGATGAGGGTGGGACTGCTGGGGGGGAGGATGTGCCGGGGACTCGGACTCTGACTGATTCTGGGTGTTGATGGTCTGGGTTTGGAGAGAGGGAAGGTTTGGGTTCTGGGTGGAGGAGATAGACAGGGAGGGCAGGGGGAGTTGGGACGGGGGAGGAGGCTGAGTCGGCTGGGTGGTGGGGTGCGGTGGGGACTGACCCTGGACCATCTCAGACTGGGACTGGACTGGCTGCAGGACCTGAGGGAGGGAGTCCTGGGTCAGGATTTGTGGCCCAGGAAGAACTCCTTCAGAGAGGCACTGGGGCTGAATCTGTGGCATCGGGATTTGGCTTTGAGGCAGAGGAGGATGTGTCTGTGAGGCCTGAGTTTGGGTCTGGGACACAGCCGAGGAGGTCGGGCTTTGGACGACAGCAGAACCTGAAACAGAAGACCATCAGACCGGGACCTGAACCACCTGAACAGAAAATCCAAGTCCGGTTCTTACCTGGAGTTTGTGCTGGATCAGGAGGAGCCTCCTGGATCTGGACATgagtgggggaggagggggaaggtGGACTGGAggagtgggggagggaggggacaggaggggaggaACGGGGGAGGAATCCCTGAGCAGCAGTGGGAGAGGGAGCGATGGGAGCGATGAAGGTGGGAGGAGGAACcgaagagggaggaggaggagctgagtaAGACGAAGAGGGGGGGAGtttggaagaagaggagggaggaggggaggaagaggagaggggcGAAGACGCAGGGGGCAGAACAGGGGTGGTAAGGGTGAAGATGGCAGCAGACTGAGGAGGCGCACCGCCCAtcgcagcaggaggaggaagaggagaactGGGAGTAGCAGCTAAAGCGTAagactgtgtgtttgcttttggtGTCGGGGCAGCACAGGcgggtggaggggtgggggcagAGCCTGTTGCTGCAGAGGTCGAGGCCTTGAGCAAGCGCCCGGGGTCGGAGGTCAcaggtggaggggtggggggaggccccgctgtgacatcatcaacagGACTCCTCTGCGGGAAGACAGAGAAACGTCAGCGGACACAGGTGGCAGCTGATTGGCTCCCATCGGCTGTCCATCAAAGGGACTGACACCACAGCAcaagcaacaaacacaaatctttTATCAAACCTCACCGTCTTGTTTCTCTGAGATCTTCTCTTAtctcctcccttcttcttcccTCCGTCTCCAGGCGCCGCCGTCTGAATCTGacagggaagaagaaaagtggCGTCGAATGAGCAGCTCTGCGTGACATGCGTGTCGATGCCACAGAAGGGTAGTCCAACGAAAACTCAAAAGCTCCGTGATTTAAGGTCAGAGAGGCGTTCAGAGAACTCACAGATCAGAAGGAATTTATAAGTGACCGctaattcaaatcaaaatggcGGACTTCCAGTTTGATGTTTCATGCATCAACAGATTTTAGTGAAGAAGGTGGCCCTGACTGCGCCTTCCTGTCTACATGGCGGTGATGTAAAGGTCCCGCCTCACTCACCCCGAGGGCGGGGAAGCTGTGCTCGTCCCTCAGCTGGATCTCCACCAATGCCAcgttcctctcctcctcctctttggccAAACGCTCCTTGTCCGTCAGGCCAAACAACTGCTGCTCCGCCACGCTGACAGACTTCCTGTCGACACGTTAACCCTTACAAAATAAGATCACTCAAAGAGACTTTAGACAATTATCACAATCAGCTGGTCCAACAAACGGCTGATTAAGCCAGCTCAAAGACATTCAACCAGCTCCTCAGTCACGCTGACCTGGTGGTCTTTGCCCCGCCCTGCTCGTCTACGGTGGCCTGCGGGGGCCATGAGTGCTGCTTCTGCACACGGCCAGTGGAGCTCGCCGCCGGCTGTGAGGAGGACGACGAGACGGTCTTCCCCCGTCCTCTTCCTTTCCCACGCTCCTCCCTGTCTGAGAGAGATGGCGAGGGACAAGTGAGTCCAACTGCAGCATCACTAActttagatgtgtgtgtgtttagtgcgcgttgtgttgtgttgtgttgtgtgtgcgctCCACCTCCACATCCGTTGCTGAGCTTCTTGTCTTTGTTGACCACGGTACTCCAGCTGCTCTCCTCATTGGGAGGATGGACACGCCACAGGGAGACAtgtctacacacagacacacaaaccaccGTCAACAtgacacacttcctgtctgcttcacaataaaagcatcattaaaataaagagATAATTCACATTTTGAAATACAAACCAACCTGCTGCCCAGCTCTTCTATGTGAACCACCACCTTATTGTTGTTGGAGGGAACTTCCTTAATGGTTGCACTGTAGTGTCGCCCATCGAGGGAAACCTCCAGAAACAAATGATGTaaatatacatgaaaaaaaacaaaaagctaacATTCAAATAAGAACtaaagaggaaacacacaccTGGCAGCGATCTCCTGCAGTGTACTGCATCCCGGCAGCGATACAATAATCCATCCGCTGTTGagctgaaacaggaagcagacacTTTTTGTTCCTCCAACAGTTTAATTCCTGAACACTTTGAACATGCTGTgaattaaatgtgtgtatgtgtgtgttacctcTCTTGCTCTTGTGCCAGACGTCATATTCAACATTTCTGAATAGATTAGGGTTCAGTGAACGTCTCACCCTCTCAGGCAGCTGCCGGCCACGTCCACggccctgacacacacacacacacacacacattagtcaTTGTTATCAGGCAGGTGAGCAGGGTGCTGAACgttgtttgtgcttgtttgtgttacCCTGTAGCTTTGGTTGTTGTGTCTTGTTGAAGCAGTTTCCACCCtggttcataaaaaaaagatgtaacAGTCAGAtctcagttcagttcaaaaaCACTTCCCTCCTCAGCGATGGTTTCCTACCGCTGCGTCTCATTAGTATCCAGGTCTGACCCGTCGCTGCTGGGGCAGGCCGGCATGCTGTCATCACTCAAGAGGTCGCTGGATCGGCTGGACCGCAGACAGGAACCCAGAGAGTTGCGGTCCACCTTAAACACATCATCATACAGCACCTCGTACAAGATGGCTGCAGGAGAAacagagggggcggggccaaaTAGATGTAAACAACATTTATATGAGGACGTGTTGGGAACAAACGTTTCATTTAATGGATGATAACATCTGTTCTGGTGTGTTTGATGAgactcacactgacagagagcCGAGTTTTTTATTTGGCTGATGGGATAAATGCTGTCGTAGTGATTCCCATTCAGGAAACACAACTGCACCTGAAGGGAGAACACTGGacttaacacacaaacatctgatttatttcagtcCAGACTAACGTCGCTTTGTTTGAAATGACACGTTGTGTTTAATTGGCTGAAAGTTTTTGGTCACACCTTGTCCTTGAATTTGTTGTCTGTGATGTGGACTGGTGGTTTTCCCGGATCCTGGTAGATCAGGAAGTCCCTcctacagagagagacagaaggatgaAGTCTCACTGAcgccacatcatcatcatcatctttaaaTTCAGATCGAACTCTGGTCATTTAATCTGAGAAGAGGAGTCTTCATTGCTGAAGACGTTTCACTGAGCCCAGATCTGAGTCTGGGACTCTGGAGGTTCACACCTCAGTCCCATCATCTCTGACAGACTTCGGGTTCATTTCTGCAGCAAAGATATCAGGAGTCTCCAGAAACTGGATTAAAACTTTTAGAGCCAAATAATGGCttattctgttttttcatctctttgtgtttgatttttttttttttttttctctttatgtcaTCAAGTCTCCACATTCGGAATAAGCTAAATTCTACATGTGTCCATTATGACTTACTTGTACATGACAGACAGAGCGTTGAtctccacctcccccacccATTGctagaaaacaaacagaaggtGTAAAGGAGACAGGAAAACCGCAGGTGAGATGAAGGGCTGAGATAAGACGGAATGGAAGTGCGGTGATTTACCTGTGGGtcctgcagcttcagcagaTACTCCTCAAAATCACCCTCAATaaactgcagaagaagaaatacaCAACTGTGTGATGAGAGATGACAACACCCCACACTCCTGCTGACAGATGAGGTCCTAGTGTTAGTGTTGACTCATCATGGAGACCGACGCCCCACATGCTTTTCTACAGGAAACTATTGAAGATTATTACATTGGCCATTAAtgagctgttttctttgtcatcAGCACTAAGCAAAAACCTgcaaagaataataaaaataatacaaatttaaaCAGCCCACCACAATGTCAGTTTTAGTCTGAATCATCAATGAGTCATTTCttcaacaagaacaaaaaaaaaaaaaaaaaaaaaaaaaagacagtgatcTGTCCTAACGAGACTTTAGTTTAAATATCACATGATGTTCCGGGTTCAGCGGTTACACCCATTAGTGGCACATCAAAAACTATCATTTTACTGGCTGACAATTTACAGCCTCTCCTCTTTACAAACATTAtgaataaaatttaataaatcaGCTGCTTTACTTGGTCACACATGAAAGTCAACTGAGTATGTTTCACTATTATCTGATAATTTACTGATTCTGTGGCACTTGATTGTGGAAACCGAACCAAACTTTAACCATAAAGATCTGATTTTGTGTCAGAGATAAAGAAGAATATTTATTAGTCATAAAAAGAGTATTTATTCTCCATTTTCAGATGCAAAAAAGAACTAATTGCAAATGCAATGCGCCAATTAAGCATAACAAAACACACCTTCTGTTGACAATAGTTTGTCTGTGAGTCATTTGTGTCCACCTGCACAACAAGATCTGTCTGGGCAACTTAACAGGTATTGTAAAAATGCCTTCCTATCACATGAGAAGAGGTGCGTCAGTTACGGGTGGTTATATTAGGTTATATCAGTTTTGCTTTCAACTCCCCCAACTGTCATTCAAATTATACTTATAGAGCTCAACAGGAACAGTCAGACCAGCACACACTCTGACACCATGTTGTCTGAAGAGACAGTTGAGACAAACCAAACgctccttttgttttaatgatcaTTAATGCCTTCTCTGGGTGTACATACTGCTTCATAGACTTCTCTGTTCTGCTTCAGAAACTTCACACAGTTGGCACGAACTTTAGTATGAAGGCTTTGGCAATGCAGCACCtggaaggtcagaggtcaacagcaaaaaaaaaaaaaaaaaatcattaatctTTATAGGTTTCTATTATTTACACTTACAAATTAATGAAGCTACAACGTTATTTGGATGaattgaacatttttaacactttgtgctctttttttttttttttttttttttaaacaagcaacACATGAAGAACCCCAATcagaaaagttgtttttgagTTTAAAGTTAGAAAACGAGGTGAAAACATCTCCACTGGTTCTAACTAACAGCAGTTAGCCCGAGTTAGCACAACAAACAGTCCCGCTTTGACTTCACCTGCTCCCGGTTAGCTCTCCACAAACTTCATGCTAGCTTAGTTTTTCACTTCTTTCCCACTTTACCTGCTCCGCGACAGCTCGAAACAAACACGACCCGTCTTTGGCGACCCTCTTCCGATGCAACCCGATCGATTTCAGGTAGTCATCCATTAATTTCTCcgctcctctctcctcattaTGCAAGTGTCCGCCGCCGTCCATTGCTAGCGGGCTCGCTAGCCGCCGCAGCTAGCTGCTGGAGCGACTTTACCTGCGCGTCGGACGGGTTTCACGGCTAACGGGCAAAACTTTCACACGCCGCCGGTTAAGAGTTGTCAATATTCACCGAAAAGGAGCAAAACAACTTCATCCAGGACCCGGGGAGTGCCCGACACAACGACGGGGGCGCACAGTTTCGTTTTCCAGGAAGCTCAGCCGTCCCGGAGAGACCGACTGTCAGAAAGTGAAAGTACAACTTTAGCTCGGAGCTAGCAGGCAGGCTAACAGCTAGCAGCGACACGcccccttcttcttctacgCTTTCAAGTTAGACGCGACTAGAGTGGCGCCCGGTTTCCTGTTTATCCCATCAAAATAAAACGTACAGGCAGAgttctattttaattttattctttttaaaagacaaatattaaCCAACAAGTGCAATACTATATATTTaatcttgtgttttgtgtaaagAAATGTAGCTCAAACTAACTCCCTCAAAATCACTTagatatgaaaataaaagcttgacaTGCTGCTTTAACTTCACAAAGCAACTTTAGCATAATTATAAATACATGTAAAGCTGAACTGTGTGTAAAtattgtgtgtttcatttgatgTGTTCATACAAGACTGCGGTCCAGGTGTCAATCGATCCCGGTCCCGGAACAAAACAGCGTGACCACACCCAATTTCAAACcacacagaagcagacagacaacagtcattttattttttcataactTTTAATGCTATTTGAATTTtgaactttttgttttgcttttatgttCAAATGTCTTCAATAAGACCAACAAGGACAAGTCTTTGAAGTATTTCTGTGCgtgctgtgttttctgcttATGTTGCAGAGATAAGAACTTTActgtttaatattaaatatttggGACGACCCAGAAACCAACATGAAGCATCAGGCCAGAATCCCCCCACATGGTGGATAAAATCTCTGAATGTTATTTTCTTGAACAGTTTGACTCTTTCCCAGGCTCTGTTCTCTGGTtccttcctccacctcttcctgcCACACAGCACTATTGATTTTCAGtcctgctcagcagcagagagaagggCTGGGTGTTGGCTAACACAGggactgtgtttgtgtagtgtGGCTGGATTCCGCTCATGGTCCTCCGTGGTTAGTCCATTTAAGTGTGTTGTTGAGGATGAACCTTCTTGTCTGACATCCATGAGGACATGTGGGTGAAGGTGCAGCTTCACCAGCTGGGGGCGTAACGTGTTTTTCAGAGGTTTGACAGCAGCATTCATGATTCTCAGAGGATGCATCTTGATGAAGACTGGTGACTTTTGCTTTAGCACCACTTCGAGCTTCACATTAGTGACAtttgtttcagatgtttgtgttCCCTTCCTGATGATCTATTTGGTTTTCCTTTGGCATCACCATCAGAATATGAATTTACCAAAAACATCCTCAACCTCACATAAACATTAGACATATTTTCTTCACAATCTTCTACACTAGCTgattccagtctttatgctaagctatgcTAACTGTCTGTATTAAGTCCTACTGGCGGCATTAGCAGTATTTTCTGCCTCCTTCAACATGAAATGCTAATATGATAAACTttccactgacctttgaccttttgtctgtctcctcctcctcatcaccttcTTCCCCATTTTGTTCCCCATCATtcacatcttcctcctcctccacagatcaactcccctcccttcctctcctctaatAACATTTGGTGAAATCTAAtaatgacctttgtgtgtgtgtgtttcgccCTCCCCCAGGCCACTGGCACTGCTTGATGATTGGCCGAGCACACTGCTGCTTCCAACCAATGAGCGGGCCTCCTGCTTGCCGCCATGGAGACCTACAACATGCCAGGTAACCACGGCAACCGGTGAGGAGGGGACAGGACCCATGGCGATTGACACTTATCCTCCCACTCGGTGTGAATGTGGTGAGTGACCTTCATCCtggtttctcttcatttctgtcttcctctcattTATGAACCAAAGTGATGATTTACGTAGATGTTAGGGGCATTAGGggcaaagggggggggggggtgatatcCCTACAACCTGACACCCCCCAATGCAAAATGACCACAATGGGATGAAAAAATTAACATAAATGACTAAAAAGTGGcacaaacccaacaacaaagagacacaaaacaaggTGTGGATATTGAGCGTGGGGGGCAACACGTCAAGAGCTACAGACATACAACATGCCAATAAAGAGACACACAGTAACAAAAGGGACACACAACTTATCTGTTAAGCTGCACAAAACAATCCACCAGAGAGCTACACAATGACATGCATCTCAAATGCATCTCAAAGCAACACAAgacaaccacaaagacacaacGTTCACACCTGTGTGTCCACATGTACAAATCCGCAGTCAGTTGTCGCCGCTTGGAAACACGAGCTGAGGTCAATCAGATGAAATCAACCTTTATTGATCACTGCAGCAGCGAACAGTAACAGGAAACAGCAGCGAAACTGAAATCGAAGGAGATTTGAACTGAAGTCCCTGACggggggtcaaaggttaaaCGAAACGTGCAGGCAGAATCAGCTGAGCACCATTGATATGACCATTCACATGAAAACAACGCGTACTGGCTTTTCCTGTAGCCACTCTGAGGATCGTGGTTCAGGTTTAGGTCTGCACTCTTCGACCTggcaggaccaagaccaggatcatggtcagggtcaggatcagatcagatcagatcagatcagatcaggatcaggaccaggaccaggatcagaatcagggtcaggatcagatcagatcaggatcaggatcaggatcagatcaggatcagattAGGACCaagatcagaatcagaatcagggtcaggatcagatcagatcaggatcaggatcagatcagggtcaggaccaggaccaggatcagatcagatcagggtcaggaccaggaccaggatcagatcagatcaggacctggaccaggaccaggaccaggatcaggatcagggtcatCACCTCTCCTGCACATGCTGTTAGTCAACTTTGATCATGATTAATTTCGACTTAATGAAGAGTTTGAACTAAAGcaatttcctgtttcctgtttccatgtggtgatgatgtcattcaACATGGACgctgcatttttctttaaagttgGAATAAATATGTTGATTTCAGACTCAGACTTCAGATTGATCTCAGTTAAGTCAAacgttaaaataaataaattaaattttacatcTGAATATGTgcagaagaggaaatgaaaccTGACTCACGAAGCGTTTGGCTCATGCCAGATTTAATTTCATCTCAACGGTTTCTGACTCATAAATATAGTTCATGTCAAAATTTGAGAAGCTTCTGCTAAAAAACGACTAATTTACTGTTTCTGTGAACATTaaagactaaaataaaatacagacttTTGGACGTGTCATCAAACCtgataaatctgtttttaaagacaaatggtCCACATTTACCTTCAGTAGACATTCTGGTTATGTGAAGCgtttaaataacaataatttaaaaaggggggaaaaaggaaaaaggctcttaaaatgatttttttttgtttgtttcaaaaaacTACATATAGTGCAACTTTAAATTAAGACATTTCTGACTCTTGGGAGCCTCGTGTTGCTGtgtaaacacaaatacattttcaatataCAACACAAATATTAGAAATATCATACTGTCCACCAGAAACCCCGTACCTTTAAAAATCCCCaaaga
Proteins encoded:
- the otud4 gene encoding OTU domain-containing protein 4, with the translated sequence MDGGGHLHNEERGAEKLMDDYLKSIGLHRKRVAKDGSCLFRAVAEQVLHCQSLHTKVRANCVKFLKQNREVYEAFIEGDFEEYLLKLQDPQQWVGEVEINALSVMYKRDFLIYQDPGKPPVHITDNKFKDKVQLCFLNGNHYDSIYPISQIKNSALCQSILYEVLYDDVFKVDRNSLGSCLRSSRSSDLLSDDSMPACPSSDGSDLDTNETQRVETASTRHNNQSYRGRGRGRQLPERVRRSLNPNLFRNVEYDVWHKSKRAQQRMDYCIAAGMQYTAGDRCQVSLDGRHYSATIKEVPSNNNKVVVHIEELGSRHVSLWRVHPPNEESSWSTVVNKDKKLSNGCGDREERGKGRGRGKTVSSSSSQPAASSTGRVQKQHSWPPQATVDEQGGAKTTRKSVSVAEQQLFGLTDKERLAKEEEERNVALVEIQLRDEHSFPALGIQTAAPGDGGKKKGGDKRRSQRNKTRSPVDDVTAGPPPTPPPVTSDPGRLLKASTSAATGSAPTPPPACAAPTPKANTQSYALAATPSSPLPPPAAMGGAPPQSAAIFTLTTPVLPPASSPLSSSSPPPSSSSKLPPSSSYSAPPPPSSVPPPTFIAPIAPSPTAAQGFLPRSSPPVPSLPHSSSPPSPSSPTHVQIQEAPPDPAQTPGSAVVQSPTSSAVSQTQTQASQTHPPLPQSQIPMPQIQPQCLSEGVLPGPQILTQDSLPQVLQPVQSQSEMVQGQSPPHPTTQPTQPPPPSQLPLPSLSISSTQNPNLPSLQTQTINTQNQSESESPAHPPPQQSHPHQLLPAHPAPQPHPPSIPGTVPLQNLSQLYLDPLYPGFPQGEKGEAVPPPPFSSSKTGDDLPQDVNILRFFFNLGVKAYSMPLLSPYIYLLPLHQAHTISRSASPTFHLPPSSTPTGHQEAYTHYPPVVPPQYDHQPQPPEPLRPSEPSFGHLEFPGNQLPPPRMHCNSLQWQQHQLPPSRSSSYPVGYPVAPPRFQGYHPGQSPGHPLYPPAIPPYPTSSLGYQSTSTPDELQGSQGLMEQLQPLNGDTMQGHGPGRAPGPPEGPPAANMANANNNRAMVVPNSFAMKMTKGESSHKTVLLVDPPLNDTPIVALVSNSDTMLTINPGSVKTPVSVPGNNSSAHAYRLPQKVFHSRPYVPQGAPEPGKVGHLGSIPVVEGLSVGCSTEDNWEEPEFKLNSRGSKRGHRGGRGRGGNRRRQGGEPGVGYHAQFVPSYRGRGY